Proteins from one Gimesia maris genomic window:
- a CDS encoding BBP7 family outer membrane beta-barrel protein: MSRTSWKVMMITPFRLSALLVLLCSTGLPVGMHKVAAADDGTTEFVMHGDADMVDEEIVNESGLFSGVNTYSRSLVRQLPVDRGWTYDSPIDKSIKSMFGSTTLKLEYLHWSLEGPDNILLSAPILGVPDPTEPTPVFDRSTGIARGDGVALNYIDRTMDTNGMRATLAFPIQDGAIEWNAWGIFKNKSTRPTDSIYATQSNSIPDDDLVVVTNFNINGALASNTNVYDTSYSVNLNTEMFGTGVNYILDPYLPGEGFRMQPLFGFRFISLRETMNQVGVDSGGGIGTPRTTTIYSKVENRVFGPSIGARAEYRHSRFTIGAEPKFTFGFNRDTDQVRTDQLFEATDPTIVSVQKNNEFSPTFQLSLYAKLNVTEHLRCFVGYDYLFIGQVSRAYDIIDYNEDRSSSNPATGTKVRQEHSKFSADGITGGIELVW, encoded by the coding sequence ATGAGTCGCACATCCTGGAAAGTAATGATGATTACTCCATTCAGACTGAGTGCACTACTGGTGTTGCTGTGCTCGACCGGCTTACCTGTCGGGATGCATAAAGTAGCAGCAGCCGATGATGGCACAACCGAATTTGTCATGCACGGTGATGCCGACATGGTGGATGAAGAAATTGTTAATGAATCAGGCCTGTTCTCAGGCGTCAATACCTATTCCCGATCTCTGGTTCGGCAGTTGCCCGTCGATCGGGGATGGACCTACGACTCTCCCATTGATAAGTCGATCAAAAGCATGTTTGGTTCGACAACTCTCAAACTGGAGTATCTGCACTGGTCCCTGGAAGGACCTGATAACATATTATTGAGTGCACCAATCCTGGGGGTTCCGGATCCAACTGAGCCAACACCTGTATTTGACCGTTCGACCGGTATTGCCCGAGGTGATGGTGTCGCTTTGAATTATATCGACCGTACCATGGATACGAACGGGATGCGGGCTACATTAGCGTTTCCCATACAGGATGGAGCAATCGAGTGGAATGCCTGGGGGATTTTCAAGAATAAATCGACTCGTCCTACTGATTCCATTTACGCAACTCAGTCGAATTCCATTCCCGATGATGACCTGGTCGTTGTGACCAACTTCAATATCAATGGAGCTCTGGCTTCCAATACAAACGTGTACGATACGAGCTATAGCGTGAACCTGAACACTGAGATGTTCGGTACCGGGGTGAATTATATCTTGGATCCCTACCTCCCCGGCGAAGGATTTCGGATGCAGCCTCTGTTCGGTTTTCGTTTCATCAGTCTGCGGGAAACAATGAACCAGGTAGGCGTGGATTCAGGTGGGGGAATCGGAACACCTCGTACTACAACCATCTATTCAAAAGTCGAAAACCGTGTGTTCGGCCCCAGCATTGGTGCCCGGGCAGAATACCGACACAGTCGCTTTACAATTGGGGCAGAACCCAAATTTACCTTCGGGTTCAATCGGGATACCGATCAGGTGCGAACAGATCAACTGTTTGAAGCCACCGACCCGACAATTGTTTCCGTACAGAAAAACAATGAGTTTTCTCCTACATTCCAGCTTTCCTTGTATGCCAAACTGAATGTGACTGAACATCTTCGCTGTTTCGTCGGGTACGATTACCTGTTTATTGGTCAGGTCTCGCGTGCTTACGATATCATTGACTACAATGAAGACCGGTCTTCTTCAAATCCGGCAACTGGTACGAAAGTCCGCCAGGAGCACTCCAAGTTCTCTGCCGATGGTATTACCGGCGGGATTGAACTTGTCTGGTAA
- a CDS encoding PmoA family protein produces the protein MSALFPQCQIVPQPESQFSFRIQGKERLRWHHATHYSRPFFYPLTGPSGIPLTRIGHPGAPNHDHHRSVWFAHHQVLGINFWAENTEATIAQKRWLSLDEADDEAILAVELEWRDGHDPQPLLRQELISAIRTNQKQELFLELQTTFYPMAESLEFQKTNFGFLAVRVAKSISSFFGAGKITNSRQQSGEKEIFGKPAEWMDYSGPVAPEITEGITYFYHPENPVAASEDSVSWHVREDGWMGASPCMHGSLETTRKTPLTFRFLLHAHAGEINHDQASRVYQQFSESLRYQLRKPEKKHTSASVSRRTSQ, from the coding sequence TCCGCAATGCCAGATTGTTCCTCAGCCCGAATCTCAATTCTCGTTTCGAATTCAGGGCAAGGAACGGTTGCGCTGGCATCATGCAACCCATTATTCACGCCCTTTTTTCTATCCGCTGACCGGGCCGTCCGGCATCCCGTTAACTCGCATTGGACATCCCGGGGCTCCCAATCATGACCATCATCGTTCGGTCTGGTTCGCGCACCACCAGGTACTGGGAATCAACTTCTGGGCAGAAAATACGGAAGCGACCATCGCACAGAAACGCTGGCTTTCCCTCGATGAAGCAGACGACGAAGCAATCCTGGCAGTGGAACTGGAATGGCGGGATGGACATGACCCACAGCCTTTACTGCGCCAGGAACTGATTTCTGCAATACGTACGAATCAAAAACAGGAACTGTTTCTGGAACTGCAAACCACATTTTATCCGATGGCAGAATCCCTGGAGTTTCAGAAAACGAATTTCGGTTTTCTGGCGGTGCGGGTCGCGAAATCCATCTCCAGTTTTTTCGGTGCAGGAAAAATCACGAACAGTCGCCAGCAGTCGGGTGAAAAAGAGATCTTTGGTAAACCGGCTGAATGGATGGATTATTCAGGTCCTGTTGCACCTGAAATCACAGAGGGAATCACCTATTTTTATCATCCCGAAAATCCCGTGGCAGCATCAGAGGATTCTGTATCGTGGCATGTTCGGGAAGATGGCTGGATGGGAGCATCTCCCTGCATGCACGGATCTCTGGAAACAACTCGAAAGACGCCGTTGACATTTCGATTTCTACTGCATGCCCATGCCGGCGAAATCAATCATGACCAGGCAAGCAGGGTCTATCAGCAATTTTCGGAGAGTCTGCGTTATCAGTTGCGTAAGCCGGAAAAGAAGCACACCAGCGCATCGGTCAGTCGAAGAACTTCTCAGTAA